Proteins encoded in a region of the Pseudomonas putida genome:
- a CDS encoding uridylate kinase gives MFPDLITPASDFEHQLGACVNAMSQEDAIGQILVFERMSGTLHMRHIASADLVDTDVDDYEMVVFDGGNTSGDTWKHVFFPRQREHYFVYQA, from the coding sequence ATGTTCCCCGACCTCATCACACCCGCATCCGACTTCGAGCACCAACTCGGAGCCTGCGTCAACGCCATGAGCCAGGAAGATGCCATCGGCCAGATCCTGGTATTCGAGCGCATGAGCGGCACGCTGCACATGCGCCATATCGCCAGCGCCGACCTGGTGGACACCGACGTGGACGACTACGAAATGGTCGTCTTCGACGGTGGCAACACAAGCGGCGACACGTGGAAACACGTGTTCTTTCCGCGTCAGCGCGAGCACTACTTCGTGTACCAAGCCTGA
- the merP gene encoding mercury resistance system periplasmic binding protein MerP, translating into MKKLTTLTTLIALAAALSAPAWAATKTVTLSVPGMTCAACPITVKTALSKVAGVEKAEVSFEKREAVVTFDEAKTNADALTKATANAGYPSSVKQ; encoded by the coding sequence ATGAAGAAACTCACCACCCTCACCACCCTCATCGCCCTGGCCGCCGCTCTAAGCGCGCCCGCCTGGGCTGCCACCAAGACCGTCACCCTGTCGGTGCCCGGCATGACCTGCGCCGCGTGCCCGATCACGGTCAAGACGGCTCTGTCCAAGGTCGCCGGCGTCGAGAAGGCCGAAGTCAGCTTCGAGAAGCGGGAGGCCGTCGTCACCTTCGACGAGGCCAAGACCAATGCCGACGCCTTGACCAAGGCCACCGCAAACGCGGGTTACCCGTCCAGCGTCAAGCAGTGA
- a CDS encoding DUF3085 domain-containing protein → MVLVKDQGVYFLAERGERRPDGRQALLAYAVGCNPDTDPFDDWWHLAGRELGGDDFAEYFDPKDGLFTRLQHSADDLVLSATATHLSLAVVPPA, encoded by the coding sequence ATTGTCCTGGTCAAGGATCAGGGCGTGTACTTCCTCGCCGAGCGTGGGGAGCGTCGCCCGGATGGGCGCCAGGCACTGCTCGCCTACGCCGTCGGATGCAACCCGGACACCGACCCGTTCGATGACTGGTGGCACCTCGCCGGCCGCGAGCTGGGCGGCGATGACTTCGCGGAGTATTTCGACCCGAAGGACGGCCTGTTCACGCGCCTCCAGCACTCGGCGGACGATCTCGTGCTTTCCGCCACCGCCACGCACCTGTCCTTAGCAGTGGTGCCTCCCGCCTGA
- a CDS encoding DUF932 domain-containing protein, whose translation MSLVSRFAPQSPILRSDRPLSDDRIRAVVPSIFADAPHGSRSDRYAYIPTSTVLTKLRQEGFEPFMVCQTRVRNEDRREYTKHLIRLRHASQINGDEANEIILLNSHDGTSSYQMLAGMFRFVCHNGLVCGDTTADIRVPHKGDVASQVIEGAYGVLEGFERVHNARDAMRTITLDEGEAEVFANSALALKYDDPAKSTPVTESQLLAPRRWDDRKNDLWAVFNRVQENLVKGGLNGRTANGRNQRTRPVQGIDQNLRLNRALWLLAEGMRQLKA comes from the coding sequence ATGTCTCTGGTATCCCGCTTTGCTCCGCAATCCCCGATCCTGCGCTCTGATCGCCCACTCTCGGACGACCGCATTCGTGCCGTCGTTCCGTCGATCTTCGCCGACGCTCCACATGGGAGCCGGTCCGATCGGTATGCCTACATACCGACCTCGACCGTGCTGACCAAGCTGCGCCAGGAGGGCTTCGAGCCCTTCATGGTGTGTCAGACGCGCGTGCGCAACGAAGACCGGCGCGAGTACACGAAGCACCTCATCCGACTTCGCCATGCAAGCCAGATCAACGGCGACGAGGCGAACGAGATCATCCTGCTCAACAGCCATGACGGCACGAGCAGCTATCAGATGCTCGCCGGCATGTTCCGGTTCGTCTGCCACAACGGCCTGGTTTGCGGTGACACCACCGCAGACATCCGCGTTCCCCACAAGGGCGACGTGGCCAGCCAGGTGATCGAAGGTGCCTACGGAGTCCTCGAAGGTTTCGAGCGCGTGCATAACGCGCGCGATGCGATGCGCACCATCACCCTCGATGAGGGCGAAGCGGAGGTCTTTGCGAACTCTGCGCTCGCACTCAAGTACGACGATCCGGCCAAGTCCACGCCTGTCACCGAGAGCCAACTGCTGGCCCCTCGGCGATGGGACGACCGCAAGAACGACCTGTGGGCCGTCTTCAACCGCGTCCAGGAGAACCTAGTCAAAGGGGGCCTGAACGGACGCACGGCCAACGGCCGCAATCAGCGCACCCGTCCGGTGCAAGGCATCGACCAGAACCTGCGCCTGAACCGGGCGTTGTGGCTGCTGGCCGAAGGCATGCGCCAGCTCAAGGCGTGA
- a CDS encoding heavy metal translocating P-type ATPase — MNKEPSSPCACSGGNGQQTACASEQASTETTVFHVSNMDCRNEEALVRRTLEGMPGVERLLFDLPQRLLTISHREVSADALEQALNSVGMKAQAVRDAAVSTTYRIENMDCPSEEKLIRSHLGAVEGIQDLDFDLAERTLSVKHLAQARAQMEQVLASIGMRAKEQTFGHTGPIEAAAVIPSSALQQQPTAAVSAPPIGERVTYRIENMDCPTEEALIRDRLGKLPGVTALDFNLMQRVLGVQHTLATSAPIEKALASIGMQAARQDMQTATTVLRIAKMDCPTEESLIRGKLQGMPGVQGMDFNLMQRTLTVRHTPDAIKPAVEAIESLGMEAEVQRTDEPRDAPVAAHKTNWWPMAVSGVAAVAAEGVYWVNDGNHWAVIVLALVSIFTGGLSTYKKGWIALKNLNLNMNALMAIAVTGGMAIGHWPEAAMVMFLFALAEVIEAKSLDRARNAIRGLMDLAPETATVRQADGSWTELPAKEVAKGAVVRVRPGERIALDGLITSGRSAINQAPITGESLPVEKAEGDQVFAGTINETGSFEYKVTAGASDSTLARIIHAVESAQGSRAPTQRFVDQFARVYTPAVFAVSVLVAVVPPLAFGGAWFDWVYKALVLLVIACPCALVISTPVTIVSGLAAAARRGILIKGGVYLEGGRKLKALALDKTGTLTHGKPEQTDFVPLIGEAQEVAAWAASLAARSDHPVSQAIARKANRDGIALHEVDDFAALPGRGVRGRVAGRMLHMGNHRLAQELGLSEATLQARLETLERQGKTAILLMDDATVLGIFAVADTVKETSREAVADLQALGVRTLMLTGDNQHTAAAIAAQVGISEARGDQLPEDKLKTIESLVGGEGQVGMVGDGINDSPALARADIGFAMGAAGTDTAIETADVALMDDDLRKIPAFIRLSRSTAAILTQNIVLALGIKAVFLALTFTGHATMWMAVFADMGASLLVVVNGLRLLKFKAA; from the coding sequence ATGAACAAAGAACCTTCCAGCCCATGCGCCTGCTCCGGCGGCAATGGCCAACAGACGGCGTGCGCCAGTGAGCAGGCCAGCACTGAAACCACCGTTTTCCACGTGAGCAACATGGATTGCCGCAATGAGGAAGCACTGGTGCGGCGAACGCTGGAGGGCATGCCCGGTGTCGAGCGGCTCCTGTTCGATCTTCCGCAGCGTTTGTTGACCATTTCGCACCGCGAAGTCTCGGCCGATGCCTTGGAGCAAGCGCTGAATTCGGTGGGCATGAAGGCTCAGGCTGTCCGAGACGCCGCCGTGTCGACCACCTACCGCATCGAGAACATGGACTGCCCGAGCGAGGAGAAACTCATCCGCTCGCACCTCGGGGCAGTCGAGGGAATTCAGGACCTCGACTTCGACCTCGCTGAGCGCACCCTGTCGGTGAAACACCTCGCTCAGGCACGCGCGCAGATGGAGCAGGTCCTGGCCTCGATCGGCATGCGCGCCAAGGAGCAGACCTTCGGCCACACGGGGCCGATCGAAGCCGCGGCTGTGATCCCATCCTCGGCCCTGCAGCAGCAACCAACCGCTGCCGTTTCCGCGCCGCCGATCGGCGAGCGGGTGACGTACCGGATCGAGAACATGGATTGCCCGACGGAAGAAGCGCTGATCCGCGACCGGCTGGGCAAGCTGCCGGGTGTGACCGCGCTCGACTTCAATCTGATGCAGCGTGTGCTGGGAGTCCAGCACACGCTGGCGACCTCAGCGCCGATCGAGAAGGCGCTTGCTTCCATTGGAATGCAGGCTGCGCGGCAGGACATGCAGACAGCCACCACGGTACTTCGCATCGCGAAGATGGACTGTCCGACCGAGGAAAGTCTGATCCGCGGCAAGCTGCAAGGCATGCCGGGCGTGCAGGGAATGGATTTCAACCTGATGCAGCGCACGCTCACGGTTCGGCACACACCCGACGCGATCAAGCCGGCAGTCGAAGCCATCGAATCGCTGGGCATGGAAGCCGAGGTCCAGAGGACTGATGAGCCGCGCGATGCCCCGGTGGCCGCGCACAAGACCAATTGGTGGCCGATGGCGGTTTCGGGCGTTGCGGCGGTGGCCGCCGAAGGCGTGTACTGGGTCAACGACGGCAATCATTGGGCCGTGATCGTGCTGGCACTGGTTTCGATCTTCACCGGCGGCCTCAGCACCTACAAGAAGGGCTGGATCGCGCTGAAGAACCTCAACCTGAACATGAACGCCCTGATGGCCATCGCGGTCACCGGCGGCATGGCGATCGGCCACTGGCCGGAGGCCGCCATGGTCATGTTCCTGTTCGCGTTGGCGGAAGTGATCGAGGCGAAGTCGCTGGACCGCGCCCGCAACGCCATTCGGGGGCTGATGGACTTGGCGCCCGAGACCGCGACCGTGCGGCAGGCCGATGGCTCATGGACAGAGCTGCCGGCCAAGGAGGTCGCAAAGGGCGCGGTGGTCCGCGTGCGTCCTGGCGAGCGCATCGCACTGGACGGCCTGATCACCTCGGGTCGATCGGCCATCAACCAGGCGCCCATCACCGGCGAGAGCCTGCCCGTCGAGAAGGCCGAAGGTGACCAGGTCTTCGCCGGAACCATCAATGAGACCGGCTCTTTCGAATACAAGGTGACCGCAGGCGCCAGCGACTCGACGCTCGCGCGCATCATCCATGCCGTGGAGTCCGCGCAGGGCAGCCGTGCGCCCACGCAGCGCTTCGTCGACCAGTTCGCCCGCGTCTACACGCCGGCGGTGTTCGCGGTGTCCGTGCTGGTTGCCGTCGTGCCGCCGCTCGCCTTCGGCGGCGCATGGTTTGACTGGGTCTACAAGGCCCTGGTACTGCTGGTGATCGCCTGCCCCTGCGCTCTGGTCATCTCCACGCCGGTCACCATCGTCAGCGGCTTGGCCGCTGCCGCCCGACGCGGCATCCTGATCAAGGGTGGCGTCTACCTGGAGGGCGGGCGCAAGCTCAAGGCGTTGGCCCTGGACAAGACCGGCACACTCACACATGGCAAGCCCGAGCAGACCGACTTCGTGCCGCTGATCGGCGAGGCGCAGGAAGTTGCCGCCTGGGCCGCAAGCCTCGCGGCACGCTCGGACCATCCTGTGTCTCAGGCCATCGCCCGCAAGGCGAACCGTGACGGCATCGCGCTGCACGAGGTCGACGACTTCGCGGCGCTGCCTGGCCGCGGCGTGCGCGGCCGCGTCGCCGGGCGCATGTTGCACATGGGCAACCACAGGCTCGCCCAGGAGCTGGGCCTGAGCGAAGCGACGCTCCAGGCTCGGCTGGAGACCCTGGAGCGCCAAGGCAAGACAGCGATCCTGCTGATGGACGATGCGACCGTGCTCGGCATTTTTGCAGTGGCCGACACCGTGAAGGAAACCAGCCGTGAGGCGGTGGCCGACCTGCAGGCGCTGGGTGTGCGCACGCTGATGCTGACGGGGGACAACCAGCACACGGCCGCGGCCATCGCTGCCCAGGTCGGAATCTCTGAAGCCCGTGGTGACCAACTGCCCGAAGACAAGCTCAAGACCATCGAAAGCCTGGTCGGCGGCGAGGGCCAGGTGGGCATGGTGGGCGACGGCATCAACGATTCGCCCGCGCTCGCCCGTGCCGACATCGGCTTCGCCATGGGCGCGGCCGGCACCGACACCGCGATCGAAACAGCCGACGTCGCCCTGATGGACGACGACCTGCGCAAGATCCCCGCCTTCATCCGGCTGTCGCGTAGCACTGCGGCGATCCTCACGCAGAACATCGTTCTGGCCCTTGGCATCAAGGCGGTGTTCCTTGCGTTGACGTTCACAGGGCATGCCACCATGTGGATGGCTGTGTTCGCTGACATGGGGGCAAGTCTTTTGGTTGTCGTCAATGGGCTGCGCCTCCTGAAGTTCAAGGCGGCATGA
- the lspA gene encoding signal peptidase II, whose amino-acid sequence MDEPSLRKTQWYSLAIVIFAGDQAAKSYIDATTPLGWSHEVASFFNLVHALNPGAAFSFLAGAGGWQRWFFLAIAFAISAWLAWLLSRPLRKTEGLSYSLILGGALGNAFDRATRGHVIDYIDFHLHGWHWPAFNIADMAIVGGAIALVAQSFMSVENPAATKESQ is encoded by the coding sequence ATGGATGAACCATCTCTTCGCAAGACGCAGTGGTACTCACTCGCGATCGTTATATTCGCCGGCGATCAGGCAGCTAAGAGCTACATTGACGCGACAACTCCCTTGGGTTGGTCGCACGAGGTGGCGTCATTCTTCAACCTAGTTCACGCTCTCAATCCCGGCGCGGCGTTCAGCTTCCTTGCTGGCGCGGGCGGCTGGCAGCGGTGGTTTTTTCTGGCGATCGCGTTCGCAATATCGGCATGGCTCGCATGGCTGCTCTCCCGGCCGCTGCGCAAAACGGAAGGCCTTTCGTACAGCCTCATTCTGGGCGGCGCATTGGGCAACGCGTTCGACCGCGCCACGCGCGGGCACGTTATCGACTACATCGACTTTCACCTGCACGGCTGGCACTGGCCCGCCTTCAACATCGCTGACATGGCCATCGTGGGCGGGGCGATCGCGCTGGTGGCCCAGTCGTTCATGAGCGTGGAGAACCCGGCCGCCACAAAGGAGTCCCAGTGA
- the merR gene encoding Hg(II)-responsive transcriptional regulator: MENAQENLTIGAFAKAARVNVETIRFYQLKGLLPQPERPYGRIRRYGQADVARVKFVKSAQRLGFSLDEVGQLLKLEDGTHCSEAAELAAHRLADVRARMADLTRMEEALSTLVRECNAHHGNVSCPLIAALHCC; this comes from the coding sequence ATGGAGAACGCTCAAGAGAATCTGACCATCGGGGCCTTCGCCAAGGCAGCCCGGGTCAACGTGGAGACGATCCGCTTCTATCAGCTCAAGGGCTTGCTACCCCAGCCGGAGCGGCCCTACGGTCGCATCCGCCGCTACGGGCAGGCGGACGTGGCGCGGGTGAAGTTCGTGAAGTCAGCCCAGCGCCTGGGATTCAGCCTGGATGAAGTCGGCCAGCTCCTGAAACTGGAGGACGGCACCCATTGCAGCGAGGCGGCCGAACTGGCTGCTCACCGGCTGGCCGATGTGCGCGCACGCATGGCGGACCTCACGCGGATGGAAGAGGCCCTGTCGACGCTAGTGAGAGAGTGCAACGCGCACCATGGCAATGTTTCCTGCCCGTTGATCGCAGCTTTGCATTGCTGCTAA
- a CDS encoding DUF3577 domain-containing protein gives MNTTSNEKSYFDLHTSGIGYIQRVREVPVRGGRRAQPFLACTIAALVGPARDPSYRYFDVKVSGAEAKKLVQRYIGVDDPKQRPLVRFRLGDLWGDVYIRDKGEQKGQAAASLKARLLKAELIDRAELASIEQHELITRGIGYLNRVKDVTPKAGDSFLSCTVAALAGPVDEPEYRYFDTIVATPEAEHLVRRCVQAVEGDRKVLIAFRLNDMKIDPYIRTKGEHAGEPAASLESTLVHIGLIKIDGTQVYPTSQAQAEAPPAEDASASEADDAIDTATEPAEREPEAQVQEQEPALAASF, from the coding sequence ATGAACACCACGTCCAACGAGAAATCGTATTTCGACCTCCACACCTCGGGCATCGGCTACATCCAGCGTGTCCGTGAAGTGCCCGTCCGGGGCGGCCGCCGTGCGCAGCCTTTCCTGGCATGCACCATCGCCGCGCTGGTCGGCCCCGCCCGGGACCCCAGCTACCGCTACTTCGACGTCAAGGTCTCGGGTGCCGAGGCCAAGAAGCTCGTTCAGCGCTACATCGGCGTTGACGATCCCAAGCAGCGCCCGCTGGTGCGCTTTCGCCTCGGTGACCTGTGGGGCGATGTGTACATCCGCGACAAGGGTGAGCAGAAGGGTCAGGCCGCCGCGTCCCTCAAGGCGCGACTGCTCAAGGCCGAACTGATCGACCGGGCCGAACTGGCTTCGATCGAGCAGCACGAGTTGATCACCCGCGGCATCGGCTATCTCAATCGTGTGAAGGACGTCACCCCAAAAGCTGGCGACTCGTTCCTCTCTTGCACCGTCGCGGCACTGGCCGGGCCTGTCGATGAACCGGAGTATCGGTACTTCGACACCATCGTCGCCACCCCGGAAGCCGAGCACCTGGTTCGCCGGTGCGTTCAGGCCGTCGAGGGTGACCGCAAGGTGCTGATCGCCTTCCGTCTGAACGACATGAAGATCGATCCGTACATCCGCACCAAGGGTGAGCACGCCGGGGAACCGGCCGCCAGCCTGGAATCGACGCTGGTCCACATCGGTCTCATCAAGATCGACGGCACCCAGGTCTATCCGACGAGCCAGGCGCAAGCCGAGGCGCCGCCGGCCGAAGACGCATCCGCGTCCGAAGCCGACGATGCCATCGACACGGCCACCGAGCCCGCCGAGCGCGAGCCCGAGGCGCAAGTCCAGGAGCAGGAGCCGGCATTGGCTGCTTCGTTCTGA
- the merA gene encoding mercury(II) reductase: MAEAITLHIEGMTCTSCAEHVQQALTNVPGVRAASVSYPQRQAEIEADAGVSVAPLVAAVATLGYRARLTDTPNKPAGLLDKALGWLGGETKHVGGEQALHVAVIGSGGAAMAAALKAVEQGARVTLIERGTIGGTCVNVGCVPSKIMIRAAHIVHLRRESPFDAGLPAAAPAVLRERLLAQQQGRVEELRHAKYEGILASTPAITVLRGEARFRDTRTLTVATADGGTHEVNFDRCLIATGASPALPPIPGLADTPHWTSTEALESSSLPERLAVIGSSVVAVELAQAFARLGSQVTILARSTLFFREDPAIGEAVTDAFRAEGIEVLDHTQASHVAYAGGEFVLTTGQGEVRADKLLVATGRAPNTRSLNLEAAGVEVNAQGAIVIDRAMRTSAPHIFAAGDCTDQPQFVYVAAAAGTRAAINMTGGDAALDLTAMPAVVFTDPQVATVGYSEAEAHHDGIETDSRLLTLDNVPRALANFDTRGFIKLVAEAGSGRLIGVQAVAPEAGELIQTAALAIRHRMTVQELADQLFPYLTMVEGLKLAAQTFNKDVKQLSCCAG; encoded by the coding sequence ATGGCCGAGGCGATCACCCTCCACATCGAAGGCATGACCTGCACGTCGTGCGCCGAGCACGTCCAGCAGGCTTTGACGAACGTGCCCGGCGTGCGCGCGGCCTCGGTGTCCTATCCGCAGCGGCAGGCCGAAATCGAGGCGGATGCAGGCGTGAGCGTGGCCCCGCTGGTTGCCGCAGTGGCCACGCTCGGCTATCGCGCACGGCTTACCGACACGCCGAACAAGCCTGCCGGCCTGCTAGACAAGGCGCTGGGCTGGCTCGGTGGCGAAACGAAGCATGTTGGCGGTGAACAAGCGCTGCACGTGGCTGTGATAGGCAGCGGCGGCGCGGCGATGGCGGCTGCCTTGAAGGCCGTGGAGCAAGGCGCCCGCGTCACGCTGATCGAGCGCGGCACCATCGGCGGCACCTGCGTCAATGTCGGCTGCGTGCCGTCCAAGATCATGATCCGCGCCGCGCACATCGTCCACCTGCGCCGCGAAAGCCCGTTCGATGCTGGCCTGCCGGCCGCAGCGCCCGCTGTACTGCGCGAGCGGCTGCTGGCCCAGCAACAAGGCCGCGTCGAGGAGCTGCGCCATGCCAAGTACGAAGGCATCCTGGCAAGCACTCCGGCCATCACCGTGCTGCGCGGCGAGGCCCGGTTCAGGGACACGCGCACGCTGACCGTGGCGACCGCTGACGGCGGCACGCACGAGGTGAACTTCGACCGCTGCCTGATTGCCACCGGCGCGAGCCCGGCGCTTCCGCCAATCCCGGGCCTTGCGGACACACCCCACTGGACCTCCACCGAGGCGCTGGAAAGCAGCTCGCTCCCCGAGCGGCTGGCCGTGATTGGTTCCTCCGTGGTGGCGGTCGAGTTGGCGCAAGCCTTCGCCCGGCTGGGCAGCCAGGTCACGATCCTGGCGCGCAGCACGCTGTTCTTCCGAGAAGACCCGGCCATCGGGGAAGCCGTAACAGACGCCTTCCGCGCCGAGGGCATCGAGGTGCTGGACCACACCCAGGCGAGCCACGTTGCCTATGCGGGCGGGGAATTCGTGCTCACCACCGGGCAGGGGGAAGTGCGCGCCGACAAGCTGCTGGTCGCCACCGGTCGCGCGCCGAACACGCGCAGCCTGAACCTTGAAGCGGCAGGCGTCGAAGTCAATGCGCAGGGAGCCATCGTCATCGACCGCGCCATGCGCACGAGCGCACCGCACATCTTTGCTGCCGGCGACTGCACCGACCAGCCGCAGTTCGTCTATGTGGCGGCGGCGGCCGGCACGCGCGCCGCGATCAACATGACCGGCGGCGACGCGGCGCTGGACCTGACGGCGATGCCGGCGGTGGTGTTCACCGATCCGCAGGTGGCGACCGTGGGCTACAGCGAGGCGGAAGCGCACCACGACGGCATCGAGACCGACAGCCGGCTGCTGACGCTCGACAACGTGCCGAGGGCGCTCGCCAACTTCGACACGCGCGGCTTCATCAAGCTGGTGGCGGAAGCTGGCTCAGGGCGGCTGATCGGCGTACAGGCGGTCGCGCCGGAAGCGGGCGAACTGATCCAGACGGCCGCGCTGGCGATCCGCCACCGGATGACCGTGCAGGAGCTGGCCGACCAGTTGTTCCCCTACCTGACCATGGTCGAGGGACTGAAGCTCGCGGCGCAGACCTTCAACAAGGACGTGAAGCAACTGTCCTGTTGCGCCGGATGA
- a CDS encoding GTPase — protein MDRSLIKSMMPSLVAGHVPRNVRSFKYRVFDDQPLSSTLGFAIDPQPFDGKVVAATDDAIVVKLKPSEFAVLDPSLVTTVPAEGAKVHVQPYARRRFDGLRADTPEVITEETSDGTPYTITRHILGSAPAKLPIPTPQCMELGQLIEQLEEMPAPDRFRRITHMLVDAGARDFTWVDPTPSKIIETPPAISFTVSTAKFEGRVTILYDRGGDTYVVELHRQNGESVELVDRHDEVYFDMLGEVLERLIDDGRWRQIDVSILDAKAARKRQAVPA, from the coding sequence ATGGATCGTTCCCTCATCAAATCCATGATGCCTTCGCTGGTCGCAGGCCATGTGCCCCGCAACGTGCGGTCGTTCAAGTACCGCGTGTTCGATGATCAGCCGCTGTCCTCAACGCTGGGCTTCGCCATCGACCCCCAACCCTTCGACGGCAAGGTGGTCGCCGCGACCGACGATGCCATCGTCGTCAAGCTCAAGCCTTCCGAGTTCGCGGTGCTCGATCCCAGCCTGGTGACCACGGTTCCTGCCGAAGGCGCCAAGGTGCATGTCCAACCCTATGCCCGTCGTCGCTTCGACGGACTGCGCGCGGACACGCCGGAGGTCATCACCGAGGAGACTTCGGACGGCACGCCGTACACCATCACGAGGCACATCCTCGGCTCGGCGCCGGCCAAGCTGCCCATTCCCACGCCGCAGTGCATGGAGTTGGGCCAGCTCATCGAGCAGTTGGAGGAGATGCCGGCCCCCGATCGCTTCCGGCGCATCACCCACATGCTGGTGGATGCCGGTGCCCGCGACTTCACCTGGGTCGATCCCACGCCCTCCAAGATCATCGAGACCCCGCCGGCGATCAGCTTCACGGTCTCGACCGCGAAGTTCGAGGGCCGGGTGACGATCCTCTACGACCGCGGCGGAGACACCTACGTGGTGGAACTGCACCGTCAGAACGGTGAATCGGTCGAACTGGTCGATCGGCACGACGAGGTGTATTTCGACATGCTCGGCGAAGTGCTGGAGAGGCTCATCGACGACGGGCGCTGGCGCCAGATCGACGTGAGCATCCTCGACGCGAAAGCGGCCCGCAAGCGCCAGGCCGTCCCGGCATGA
- the cadR gene encoding Cd(II)/Pb(II)-responsive transcriptional regulator: MMRIGELGKKADCLVQTVRFYESEGLLPEPARSEGNFRLYDEVHLQRLLFIRRCRAKDMTLDEIRQLLNLRDRPELGCGEVNALVDAHIAQVRTKMKELRALERELMDLRRSCDSARTSRECGILNSLAEPA, encoded by the coding sequence ATGATGCGGATCGGTGAACTGGGCAAGAAGGCAGATTGCTTGGTGCAGACCGTGCGCTTTTACGAGTCAGAAGGCTTGCTGCCCGAGCCTGCACGTAGCGAGGGCAACTTCAGGCTCTATGACGAAGTCCATTTGCAGCGCTTGCTGTTCATCCGCCGCTGCCGGGCGAAGGACATGACGCTGGATGAGATCCGTCAACTGCTGAACTTACGGGATCGGCCAGAGTTGGGCTGCGGCGAGGTGAACGCGCTGGTCGACGCTCATATCGCGCAAGTGCGGACCAAGATGAAGGAATTGCGCGCCTTGGAGCGCGAGTTAATGGATCTGCGACGCTCCTGCGATAGCGCCCGAACCTCGCGCGAGTGCGGCATTCTCAACAGCTTGGCCGAGCCCGCCTGA
- a CDS encoding ABC transporter substrate-binding protein, whose amino-acid sequence MSQNPNPFLRGYWNLKIVRTLSISYEDGSPHVWRNIHPSQQHLCDAALVSSPCIITSDFAVVRTGTEPVGAALIAECDAAEGGSGEGMVGAVVYAIHGDDFDGRPVHIGDTYSAEAAREVVQRLSFETGYYSRCWEISSAHISRETGQYLANLADLATPEAFLFIAFRIPYSPAIGVKLISTPWTDQHLQDVEGIAAEQLRQEHRSKGMPDELAQILELAGQADVRILILDADAPVLPGLSLAGE is encoded by the coding sequence ATGTCCCAGAATCCCAATCCCTTTCTACGCGGCTACTGGAATCTGAAAATCGTCCGCACGCTGTCCATCAGCTACGAGGACGGAAGCCCGCATGTTTGGCGAAACATCCACCCGAGCCAGCAGCACCTCTGCGACGCGGCGCTGGTTTCTTCTCCTTGCATCATCACCAGCGACTTCGCGGTGGTCAGGACTGGCACCGAACCTGTCGGCGCCGCACTGATCGCCGAATGCGACGCGGCTGAAGGGGGCAGCGGCGAAGGCATGGTGGGTGCCGTGGTGTACGCGATCCACGGCGACGACTTCGACGGCCGCCCCGTCCACATTGGCGACACCTATTCGGCCGAGGCCGCACGGGAAGTCGTGCAGCGGTTGAGCTTCGAGACCGGCTACTACAGCCGGTGCTGGGAAATCAGCAGCGCGCACATCAGCCGCGAAACCGGCCAGTACCTGGCCAACCTGGCTGACCTCGCGACGCCGGAGGCCTTTTTGTTCATCGCGTTCCGGATTCCCTACAGCCCGGCGATCGGCGTCAAGCTGATCTCCACGCCCTGGACGGACCAGCACCTGCAGGACGTCGAGGGGATCGCCGCCGAGCAGCTTCGGCAGGAGCACCGCAGCAAGGGCATGCCGGACGAGCTGGCACAGATCCTTGAACTGGCCGGCCAGGCCGACGTGCGCATCCTCATCCTCGATGCCGACGCACCCGTGTTGCCGGGCCTATCGCTGGCCGGCGAATAG
- the merT gene encoding mercuric ion transporter MerT, translating to MSEPKNGCGALATGGVAAVLASACCLGPLVLVALGFSGAWIGNLTVLEPYRPIFIGAALIALFFAWRSIFRPAHACKPGDVCAVPQVRTAYKVIFWIVAALVLVALAFPYVLPLFY from the coding sequence ATGTCGGAACCCAAGAACGGCTGCGGCGCACTGGCGACCGGCGGCGTCGCGGCCGTCCTCGCCTCGGCCTGCTGCCTCGGCCCCCTTGTCCTGGTCGCGCTCGGCTTCTCTGGCGCGTGGATCGGCAACCTGACCGTGCTGGAGCCGTATCGGCCGATCTTCATCGGCGCAGCGCTCATCGCGCTGTTCTTCGCCTGGCGCAGCATCTTCCGACCAGCCCATGCCTGCAAGCCCGGCGACGTTTGCGCCGTGCCCCAAGTGCGGACTGCCTACAAGGTGATCTTCTGGATCGTGGCCGCCCTGGTTCTGGTTGCCCTCGCGTTTCCCTACGTCCTGCCGCTGTTCTACTGA